One bacterium genomic window carries:
- the flgL gene encoding flagellar hook-associated protein FlgL, translating to MRVSHLQQHQSFVRDVEQRLYNMTRIQQELGSGIRIMQPSEDVNSAAQALNARTQLSSIQQYQRNIENAQGYTAAADSKLTAIVDLINEIDALALAADNDHVAPEDRIFASQELNQKLESLMEYANAQFGDKFLFAGHATLSAPFTIERDANGYIRDVSATSTAIQGSIYRTIDENENVAINVTGDRLFQPAGQENTANDLFFVVRSLRDTIANDNTPPEGQEDALSTHVLRANLDSIRNRIIEEQTYIGSLGQRLHNKLAELSAVEIDWTDRLEEAQGVEMTDLVSKLAVEEGVYNALVAIQSRVLSRSFIDYLG from the coding sequence ATGCGAGTCTCTCATTTACAACAGCATCAGTCATTCGTTCGTGACGTTGAACAGCGGCTCTACAACATGACACGTATCCAGCAGGAACTTGGAAGTGGAATTCGTATCATGCAGCCCTCCGAAGATGTCAACTCAGCGGCTCAAGCACTAAATGCCCGTACACAATTGTCTTCAATTCAGCAGTATCAACGCAACATTGAAAATGCACAGGGCTACACCGCCGCTGCCGACAGCAAGCTCACGGCAATAGTCGACCTAATAAATGAAATCGACGCCCTTGCGCTTGCGGCCGACAATGACCATGTCGCACCCGAGGACCGCATATTCGCGTCACAGGAGCTGAACCAGAAGCTCGAATCGCTCATGGAGTACGCAAACGCTCAATTTGGTGACAAGTTTCTCTTTGCGGGACACGCAACATTGAGTGCGCCGTTCACTATAGAAAGAGATGCAAACGGATACATTCGTGACGTTTCAGCTACCTCTACGGCGATTCAAGGGTCAATCTACCGGACGATTGATGAAAACGAAAATGTTGCCATTAATGTGACCGGTGACCGCCTGTTTCAACCCGCAGGACAAGAGAATACCGCAAATGATCTTTTCTTTGTTGTTAGAAGTCTGCGTGACACGATAGCCAACGACAATACACCCCCAGAAGGTCAGGAAGATGCTCTCAGTACTCATGTATTGAGAGCCAATCTCGATTCGATCCGCAATCGAATCATTGAGGAGCAGACTTACATTGGTTCGCTTGGGCAGCGACTGCACAATAAGCTGGCCGAACTTAGCGCAGTAGAGATTGATTGGACAGATCGACTTGAGGAGGCGCAAGGGGTCGAGATGACTGATCTTGTGAGTAAGCTTGCAGTCGAAGAGGGAGTCTATAATGCACTTGTCGCAATTCAGTCACGTGTTCTGTCACGCTCATTCATTGATTACCTAGGTTGA
- a CDS encoding glycosyltransferase → MTRMYENAHPVERVFANISVAPMECTAAQREWTKLFAAAMDKRDVISELALLEASVPACAEASGWYQYFLSRADSLLKSLNLSFLESSQVEKLCRVRRRLAAFAGEYTVADKRHSRTRDYAGQTVRKIGIDIRPLTIASSRRRGIGRYLMCTLPELFALGSDKDFVLFTEARSIVDDELKELLGRPNVQFRKLNVGCGHDLDVFLVTDPLPMLRGRRLASLPRFECPILSIVYDFIPLEFPESYLAGDAELTDEYLDNLDFIARECDRIFPISDYVGNQCKAILGFSDDQVQPLYGGIDEVFLDNTSNTFTNCDHAPYFLYVGGSDARKNIAGLIRAFGNARHLLPANSKLLLVGEFTEQSLNRLLSRFDLMHLSESIVCRTGVSDNELQYLYSNALATVFVSLSEGLGLPALEAMACGCPVIASSTTALGETVGTAALTVDPTAIEDIAKCMAKVATDDVLRKELSASGKEWARRWRWDDVAVRLHVALSNCSFRQKSKISKSGKLRVALMNRGDVWSAPGGDGRVMQLIEQAAYHTSIDIRYCSDFSMAKEADIVHFVNITLPKPLGQACAFAAESVKPLVITTLYEDWANYLLASHQAFSLYRNCLEGRLVYNDLEYALLTLNARQHAPNPVANETIEAAAVLHVCSKSEGQRLATDFPLAVEKQVLIPFEIEAPCITDKSVVSQIRNSLGFDEYILCIGRLETRKNQLAVLAALQEVDVPIVFATGGYTPQPAYSSAVRSWKRKAPVRFVDRIPWQAMSALIRGAAAHVLPSFYELPGLVHLECAAAGVPVVATDWGALSDYIPDSLYFKCDPLDLKSIRIAVEKAVSTSAYPGSVIIAQGFTREKFICGLESMYRHAISTFEPLTRRKTVVTLIDKSFVPGDINATV, encoded by the coding sequence TTGACCCGCATGTACGAGAATGCGCATCCGGTTGAACGGGTCTTTGCCAACATTAGCGTCGCGCCAATGGAATGCACGGCCGCTCAACGTGAATGGACAAAACTCTTCGCCGCGGCAATGGATAAACGTGATGTGATCTCAGAACTCGCCTTGTTGGAGGCAAGTGTTCCCGCATGCGCCGAAGCGAGCGGATGGTATCAGTATTTTCTGTCACGCGCTGATTCGCTACTCAAGTCATTGAATTTGTCATTCCTTGAGTCATCTCAAGTTGAAAAGCTGTGTCGAGTTCGCCGTAGACTTGCCGCATTCGCCGGGGAATACACGGTCGCTGACAAGCGGCATTCACGCACGCGAGACTATGCTGGACAAACAGTTCGTAAAATCGGAATCGACATTCGTCCTTTGACAATCGCCTCCAGCAGGAGAAGAGGAATTGGTCGCTATCTCATGTGTACACTGCCAGAGCTCTTTGCATTGGGATCTGACAAGGACTTTGTGCTATTCACTGAAGCGCGTTCAATTGTCGACGACGAACTAAAAGAGCTACTCGGACGCCCGAATGTTCAATTTCGTAAGCTGAATGTGGGGTGCGGCCATGACCTAGACGTCTTCTTGGTTACTGACCCATTGCCAATGCTCCGCGGAAGAAGGCTGGCCTCGCTACCGCGCTTTGAGTGTCCGATACTATCGATAGTGTATGACTTCATTCCGCTCGAGTTTCCTGAGTCATATCTTGCTGGTGATGCTGAGCTAACCGACGAATACTTGGACAATCTAGACTTTATTGCACGCGAATGTGATCGAATCTTCCCAATATCGGATTATGTCGGCAATCAGTGCAAAGCAATACTAGGCTTCTCAGACGATCAGGTCCAGCCGCTTTATGGTGGCATTGATGAAGTGTTCCTTGATAACACATCTAACACCTTTACAAACTGTGATCATGCGCCATACTTTCTTTATGTTGGCGGATCCGACGCCAGAAAGAACATTGCCGGTCTGATTCGCGCGTTTGGTAATGCAAGGCATTTGCTGCCTGCGAACTCCAAACTACTCTTGGTTGGTGAGTTCACCGAGCAAAGCCTGAACAGACTTCTTAGTCGCTTCGATCTGATGCACTTATCGGAATCGATTGTCTGTCGTACCGGCGTGAGCGACAATGAACTGCAATACCTGTACTCGAATGCCTTGGCTACTGTCTTTGTTTCGCTAAGTGAAGGGTTGGGACTGCCTGCTCTTGAGGCTATGGCGTGCGGATGTCCTGTCATTGCGTCTTCCACTACGGCACTTGGTGAGACCGTTGGCACTGCCGCGCTGACGGTCGATCCGACTGCTATTGAGGACATTGCAAAATGCATGGCTAAAGTCGCAACTGATGACGTTCTGCGCAAAGAACTGTCGGCATCCGGCAAGGAATGGGCAAGACGGTGGAGGTGGGACGATGTTGCCGTGCGACTTCACGTGGCACTGAGTAACTGTTCCTTCCGGCAAAAGTCAAAGATATCAAAGAGCGGCAAACTTCGAGTTGCACTGATGAATCGGGGCGATGTTTGGAGCGCGCCGGGCGGAGATGGCCGCGTTATGCAACTTATTGAGCAGGCGGCTTATCACACAAGCATTGATATTCGGTACTGCTCTGATTTCAGTATGGCTAAAGAGGCAGATATTGTTCATTTTGTGAACATCACGCTGCCCAAGCCGCTTGGGCAAGCCTGCGCATTTGCCGCCGAGTCCGTCAAGCCGCTGGTTATAACCACGCTCTATGAAGATTGGGCGAACTATCTCTTGGCTTCACATCAAGCATTCTCTCTTTACAGAAATTGCCTTGAAGGTCGCCTCGTGTACAATGATCTTGAGTATGCATTGTTGACCTTGAACGCTAGGCAGCACGCGCCTAATCCCGTGGCAAATGAAACTATCGAAGCGGCTGCGGTACTTCATGTATGCAGCAAATCTGAAGGTCAGAGATTGGCGACGGATTTTCCGCTTGCCGTGGAAAAGCAAGTGCTGATCCCATTTGAGATTGAGGCTCCATGCATAACAGACAAATCTGTGGTAAGTCAGATTCGTAACTCGCTGGGCTTTGACGAGTACATACTTTGCATTGGTCGCCTCGAAACAAGAAAAAACCAGCTTGCTGTTCTCGCTGCACTGCAAGAGGTTGACGTTCCAATCGTGTTCGCAACGGGTGGTTATACACCTCAGCCGGCATACTCAAGTGCTGTTCGCTCATGGAAGCGTAAAGCGCCAGTAAGATTTGTAGATCGGATTCCGTGGCAGGCGATGTCGGCGCTGATTCGCGGAGCGGCTGCACACGTTCTGCCCAGTTTCTATGAGCTTCCAGGGCTTGTCCACTTGGAATGTGCTGCTGCCGGCGTGCCTGTTGTCGCAACAGATTGGGGTGCACTGTCGGACTACATCCCTGATTCACTATACTTCAAATGTGATCCACTTGACCTTAAGTCCATCCGTATTGCCGTTGAAAAGGCGGTGAGCACTAGTGCATATCCGGGAAGCGTGATCATTGCTCAAGGATTCACCAGAGAGAAATTCATCTGTGGACTTGAGAGCATGTACAGGCATGCAATTTCTACATTCGAACCACTCACAAGAAGAAAAACAGTTGTGACTCTGATTGATAAATCATTTGTCCCAGGAGACATAAATGCAACAGTCTAA
- the gmd gene encoding GDP-mannose 4,6-dehydratase, producing MMEKKALITGITGQDGSYLAELLLEKQYKVFGMVRRSSSENFSRIEHIRDRIELLQGDLLDSNSLNSVLGLVKPDEVYNLAAQSFVPTSWTQPILTGEFTGLGVTRLLEAVRLVCPEARFYQASSSEMFGKVLEVPQRETTPFYPRSPYGVAKAYGHYITVNMRESYGLYAVSGILFNHESPRRGLEFVTRKISRAVAAIKLGLQSHLELGNLDARRDWGFAGDYVEAMWLMLQQKCADDYVIATGETHSVGDFASVAFQIVGLSSSNHIRIRADLIRPAEVDLLVGDPSKAQAALKWIPKVTFGSLVEMMVRADYDELSKRIGASGRNISYSRSSRRSSKTELIKV from the coding sequence ATTATGGAAAAGAAGGCGCTGATTACTGGAATAACTGGCCAGGATGGAAGCTACCTGGCCGAACTTCTTCTCGAGAAACAGTATAAGGTCTTTGGTATGGTTCGCCGCTCGAGCAGCGAGAACTTCTCGCGAATCGAACACATTCGCGACCGTATCGAACTGCTGCAAGGCGACTTGCTGGACTCAAACTCACTCAATTCAGTTTTAGGCTTAGTGAAGCCGGATGAAGTATACAACCTGGCCGCTCAGAGTTTCGTTCCGACCTCATGGACTCAGCCCATCCTGACGGGCGAGTTCACGGGCCTTGGAGTAACGCGCCTTCTGGAGGCAGTAAGGCTCGTCTGTCCTGAGGCAAGATTCTATCAGGCGTCATCATCAGAAATGTTTGGCAAGGTATTGGAAGTTCCGCAACGTGAGACAACACCATTCTACCCTCGCAGCCCTTATGGTGTAGCAAAAGCCTATGGTCATTACATTACCGTGAACATGCGCGAGTCTTACGGTTTGTATGCAGTAAGCGGTATCCTGTTTAATCATGAATCGCCTCGTCGAGGATTGGAATTTGTGACACGTAAAATCAGCCGCGCGGTCGCTGCAATCAAGCTCGGCTTGCAGTCACATCTGGAACTCGGCAATCTCGATGCGCGCCGAGATTGGGGATTTGCCGGAGACTACGTTGAAGCGATGTGGCTGATGCTTCAGCAGAAATGTGCTGATGACTACGTCATTGCAACAGGCGAGACTCATAGTGTAGGTGATTTCGCGAGCGTAGCGTTCCAAATCGTCGGACTAAGCTCATCTAATCATATTCGAATTCGCGCTGACCTCATTCGCCCGGCTGAAGTTGACTTGCTTGTTGGTGATCCGTCAAAAGCACAGGCCGCGCTGAAATGGATTCCAAAGGTGACATTTGGATCGTTGGTCGAGATGATGGTTAGAGCCGATTACGACGAACTCTCAAAGCGCATTGGCGCGTCGGGTAGGAATATTTCTTACAGCCGATCAAGCAGACGATCATCCAAGACAGAGTTGATCAAGGTTTGA
- a CDS encoding glycosyltransferase yields MQQSNSFLKDVSIIIPVHNRGDLTEKCLLSLASSINTATYELIVIDNASTDKTSEILDSVSGDITVIRNKTNEGFALACNKGARVAQGEYLLFLNNDTEVSDNFIDTLLQAAKSDSSRGAIGAKLLYPDGRTQHAGIAFNEDGTPYHIFQGFPADHAAVTSSRSMAAVTAACLLIRSNIFQQVGGFDAAYRNGFEDIDLCMKLRLKGFSSYYCAECVVTHHEESSEGRKRHDAENLLMFATRWSEHIQPDDATYLTAHGLKIVWSKGIGKYEALETAGNSVDNIADSRTMIDRAQKLCLEGRHEEAAAILNSIVERRFTMGRDDEFETWQLLGNCMTRLNRAAEAENAYLQAVEKDISSERPFLGLGSVAMLQKNWTAAQYGFLAALARNPEATRAEFGLGVSLAARDKHEQAVKHFQKVVTSNPANADAVFYLYRSAMESNKPEVAISALSEYLELNPNDADFWFHLAGALWKSGSADDAIAACRRVLELNPQHSDAVKSLTFMEQHADATA; encoded by the coding sequence ATGCAACAGTCTAATTCCTTTCTGAAGGATGTGTCGATCATTATTCCAGTGCATAATCGCGGTGACCTGACGGAAAAGTGCCTGCTATCACTGGCCAGTAGTATCAACACTGCTACCTATGAGTTGATCGTGATCGATAACGCCTCAACTGATAAGACAAGTGAGATACTTGACTCGGTCAGTGGCGATATCACCGTGATTAGAAATAAGACTAATGAGGGCTTCGCCCTGGCATGCAACAAGGGTGCACGGGTGGCTCAAGGTGAGTATCTCCTGTTCTTGAACAATGACACAGAGGTGTCCGATAACTTTATCGACACTCTCCTTCAAGCAGCCAAATCAGACAGCTCTCGAGGTGCCATTGGCGCAAAACTGTTGTACCCTGACGGCAGAACTCAACACGCTGGAATCGCGTTCAATGAAGACGGTACGCCATACCACATTTTTCAAGGTTTCCCTGCAGACCACGCTGCTGTGACGAGCTCGCGTTCAATGGCGGCAGTAACGGCGGCTTGCCTCCTGATACGTTCCAACATCTTCCAGCAAGTCGGTGGCTTTGATGCGGCGTATCGAAATGGATTTGAGGATATTGATCTCTGCATGAAACTAAGACTAAAGGGCTTTTCAAGCTACTATTGCGCAGAGTGTGTGGTAACTCACCATGAAGAGTCAAGCGAAGGGCGCAAACGTCATGATGCGGAGAACTTGCTGATGTTCGCTACTCGATGGTCCGAGCATATTCAGCCTGATGACGCAACGTACCTCACTGCTCACGGGCTGAAGATTGTTTGGTCAAAAGGCATTGGTAAGTACGAGGCACTCGAAACCGCCGGAAACTCAGTGGACAACATTGCTGACTCGCGGACGATGATTGATCGTGCTCAAAAGCTGTGTCTTGAGGGTCGCCATGAAGAAGCTGCAGCCATTCTGAATAGTATCGTTGAACGTCGCTTTACAATGGGTCGGGATGACGAATTTGAAACCTGGCAACTGCTTGGCAATTGCATGACTCGTTTGAATCGCGCCGCGGAAGCTGAAAATGCCTACTTGCAGGCAGTGGAAAAGGATATCAGTTCTGAACGGCCATTTCTTGGATTGGGCTCTGTCGCCATGCTGCAGAAAAACTGGACTGCTGCGCAGTACGGCTTTCTGGCTGCGCTGGCACGTAATCCGGAAGCAACGCGTGCTGAGTTTGGCTTGGGAGTCAGTTTGGCTGCGCGGGACAAACACGAGCAGGCCGTCAAACACTTCCAAAAAGTGGTCACAAGTAACCCCGCTAATGCAGATGCAGTGTTCTATCTGTACCGATCCGCGATGGAATCCAATAAGCCTGAAGTCGCAATATCTGCACTATCTGAGTATCTCGAACTCAACCCCAATGACGCAGATTTCTGGTTTCATCTCGCGGGCGCGTTGTGGAAATCAGGATCTGCCGACGATGCCATCGCTGCCTGTCGCAGAGTTCTGGAGCTCAACCCGCAGCACTCCGACGCCGTGAAGTCGTTGACATTCATGGAGCAACATGCGGACGCCACGGCGTAG
- a CDS encoding glycosyltransferase, whose protein sequence is MRTPRRRILVIQWARLGDLFHSRPLCEEVKRRDSRCSITLSCDSQYAGIAGIFPEIDAVLPVNIRQIVAQARSDAMLAYLLDEILALTGQSGSYDTVYNLTNAQAAMDFARMAAKLENRGYGAADSTLPEYDNGTTANKKLHISEQWARFAVSEYELSYPISLAPKGLPERERRMAIICDAGAAGRTLSSETIQCLMEVTEQSGFQYVMLGTILSRSQPVQTSSPFDLRGKTTLDQLHTILRSCSHAVGPDTGALHFAAALGCSTYGLYLDGADPDTTGQLSADAKNTKAELQDKTFLAALETRIYEWLNKRTSYIHSASRRVAARKSVCPLSVIITEHKQVHYTEHLLESMRSCQLPNNSEIIVVSSGMDDADERIALDRSGVRAYVSQESLSFSAACNTGARLAKGDWLLFLNDDCELSPTSFDTLWSEKSVDSIVSPRLRYWDGCVQSAGVAVEDGVVNDIEDTQPRPLADDIDAVSAAAMLMSRAAFLDLGGFDETFLNGYEDVDLCLRAKRNGVQTKVADCDVLHYRGSSPERYDQDDRNQQLFKQRWDQHTPQRKVLRNTGSRQSARLLVISDESVESAGMWLRWKSPLTRLGLSYGRDFACIDTSQITALELDGVIANAEVVVVFRSVSNKAHRDILQSWHEQRGGTLIYDCDDVLLNRFPAHSIRAKHRVAFELNVRSLVECADLITCPNETVALQFENTKSSPKLLPTAPLLEHFNGRARTSSDGAFRIGYAGSSTHSIDLANAIPALERLLNEKENVWFYWWGVHPGKLAYHPRVRCGGRWINDYTMHLKRIRSVPIDLWIAPMNDTMHNKARSPIKAFEYIGMESLSLYSDVLPFRRAVGTRAPDLLIENSINTWYDALADVSSGCTHRLMNQVKCARDHLIELSQDLCAYESMLDLVKDDAAALSHCYLGVE, encoded by the coding sequence ATGCGGACGCCACGGCGTAGAATTCTCGTCATTCAGTGGGCACGGCTTGGGGACTTGTTTCACTCACGTCCCTTGTGTGAAGAAGTCAAGCGGCGTGACAGTCGGTGCAGCATAACGTTGAGCTGTGACTCGCAATATGCAGGAATTGCCGGAATCTTCCCTGAGATTGATGCTGTGCTGCCTGTGAATATAAGGCAGATTGTTGCTCAAGCACGCAGTGATGCCATGCTTGCGTATCTCCTTGATGAGATCCTTGCTCTGACAGGGCAAAGTGGGTCTTACGACACTGTGTATAACTTGACGAATGCTCAGGCAGCTATGGACTTCGCGCGGATGGCGGCGAAGCTGGAGAATAGGGGTTACGGTGCCGCTGATTCAACGTTGCCGGAGTACGATAACGGAACAACCGCCAACAAGAAACTCCACATTTCTGAACAATGGGCGCGTTTTGCGGTTTCAGAGTATGAATTGAGTTATCCCATATCCTTGGCACCGAAAGGCCTTCCTGAACGTGAACGGAGAATGGCAATAATATGTGATGCAGGAGCTGCAGGTCGTACTCTATCCAGCGAGACAATTCAATGTCTGATGGAGGTGACGGAACAATCCGGCTTCCAGTACGTAATGCTAGGTACTATACTGTCAAGAAGTCAACCGGTTCAGACAAGCTCACCTTTCGATCTCCGCGGAAAGACAACTCTTGATCAGTTGCATACAATTCTGCGGAGCTGTTCTCATGCCGTTGGACCTGATACGGGCGCCTTGCATTTCGCTGCCGCGCTTGGGTGCAGTACCTACGGCCTTTATCTTGACGGTGCAGATCCCGATACCACGGGACAACTCTCAGCGGATGCAAAAAACACAAAAGCGGAGCTTCAAGACAAGACGTTTTTGGCCGCGTTAGAAACGCGCATCTATGAGTGGCTGAATAAGCGCACTTCGTATATTCATTCTGCTTCTCGGAGAGTTGCGGCACGCAAGTCTGTCTGCCCATTATCTGTTATTATTACGGAGCATAAGCAGGTTCATTACACGGAGCACCTGCTCGAAAGTATGCGTTCCTGTCAGCTCCCGAACAATTCAGAAATAATAGTTGTTAGCAGCGGCATGGATGATGCTGATGAGCGAATCGCGCTCGACAGGAGTGGAGTAAGGGCGTACGTTTCACAGGAAAGCCTTTCCTTTTCAGCAGCATGCAACACTGGCGCGAGGCTTGCGAAAGGAGATTGGCTGCTCTTCCTGAATGATGACTGCGAACTCTCCCCGACATCATTTGACACGCTTTGGTCCGAGAAATCTGTTGACTCCATTGTTTCACCACGCCTTCGGTATTGGGACGGGTGTGTGCAATCCGCCGGCGTAGCTGTTGAAGATGGAGTTGTCAACGATATTGAAGATACTCAGCCAAGACCATTGGCAGACGACATTGATGCAGTCTCAGCAGCTGCAATGCTTATGTCACGTGCTGCATTCCTGGATCTCGGTGGGTTTGATGAGACCTTTTTGAATGGGTACGAGGACGTCGACCTTTGTTTACGTGCGAAGCGAAATGGTGTGCAGACAAAAGTAGCTGACTGTGATGTGCTTCACTATCGGGGATCATCGCCTGAACGATACGATCAAGATGATAGAAACCAGCAGTTATTCAAGCAAAGATGGGATCAGCACACACCGCAGCGAAAAGTGTTGCGGAACACAGGCAGCAGGCAGAGCGCCCGCCTCCTTGTGATCTCCGACGAGAGTGTTGAGTCAGCAGGAATGTGGCTGCGTTGGAAGTCGCCACTTACTCGACTTGGGTTGTCGTATGGTCGGGACTTTGCCTGTATTGATACTTCGCAGATAACTGCGTTGGAACTGGACGGGGTGATTGCCAATGCCGAGGTAGTCGTTGTATTCAGATCCGTGTCAAACAAAGCTCACCGGGACATTCTGCAAAGTTGGCATGAACAGCGAGGCGGCACCCTAATCTATGATTGCGACGATGTTCTGCTAAATCGCTTTCCCGCGCACTCGATTAGGGCGAAGCATCGCGTTGCGTTCGAGTTAAATGTGCGGTCATTGGTGGAATGCGCGGATCTGATCACTTGTCCAAATGAAACAGTAGCGCTCCAATTTGAGAACACGAAGAGCTCGCCGAAGCTCTTGCCGACCGCACCTTTGCTTGAGCACTTTAATGGTAGGGCACGGACGTCATCTGATGGTGCATTCAGAATTGGCTATGCCGGAAGCTCAACTCATAGCATTGATCTGGCTAACGCTATTCCGGCGCTTGAGCGCCTCTTGAATGAAAAAGAGAATGTGTGGTTTTATTGGTGGGGTGTGCACCCCGGAAAGTTGGCGTACCATCCAAGAGTCCGTTGCGGAGGCAGGTGGATCAATGATTACACAATGCATCTGAAGAGAATTCGTTCTGTGCCTATAGACCTTTGGATTGCACCAATGAATGACACAATGCACAATAAAGCACGCAGTCCCATCAAAGCGTTTGAATACATTGGCATGGAGTCTCTCTCGCTATACTCGGATGTGCTTCCGTTTCGAAGAGCAGTCGGAACTCGTGCGCCGGACCTTCTCATTGAGAACTCGATCAATACCTGGTACGATGCACTAGCAGACGTGTCAAGTGGTTGTACTCATCGACTTATGAACCAGGTAAAGTGTGCCCGTGACCACCTTATTGAACTTTCACAAGATCTTTGTGCATACGAATCCATGTTAGACCTGGTAAAGGATGATGCTGCAGCGCTTAGCCATTGCTACTTAGGTGTGGAATGA